In Nostoc sp. UHCC 0926, a single genomic region encodes these proteins:
- a CDS encoding response regulator: MKTVLIVEDDLINARVFSKILSKRGGLGVKHTENVEEVIKIAQSGEADLILMDVSLSRSVYQGKSVDGIKITQMLKSDPKTANLPIILVTAHAMEGDRENFLKQSGADGYISKPVVDHQLFVDQIIALLPTDDH, from the coding sequence ATGAAAACTGTTTTAATTGTCGAAGACGATTTAATTAATGCTCGCGTTTTTTCCAAGATTTTGTCCAAGCGTGGCGGCTTGGGTGTGAAACACACTGAAAATGTCGAAGAAGTCATAAAAATTGCCCAATCTGGAGAAGCAGACCTAATTTTGATGGATGTTTCTCTGTCTAGAAGTGTTTACCAAGGTAAGTCCGTTGATGGAATCAAGATTACACAAATGTTAAAATCTGATCCAAAAACAGCAAACTTACCTATTATTTTGGTGACGGCACATGCTATGGAAGGCGATCGCGAGAACTTTCTCAAGCAAAGCGGCGCTGATGGTTACATTTCTAAGCCAGTTGTTGACCATCAACTGTTTGTTGACCAAATCATCGCACTTCTACCCACAGACGACCACTGA
- a CDS encoding DNA gyrase/topoisomerase IV subunit A — MAKQLNLLSTGQVITTALHTEMQRSYLEYAMSVIVGRALPDVRDGLKPVHRRILYAMHELGLIPDRPYRKCARVVGDVLGKYHPHGDQSVYDALVRLVQDFSSRYPLLAGHGNFGSVDNDPPAAMRYTETRLAPISHEGMLTEIGEETVEFVGNFDNSQQEPTVLPAQLPFLLLNGCSGIAVGMATNVPPHNLGEIVDGLIAFIDNPDLSDEKLFELIPGPDFPTGGEIIGETGIREAYTTGKGGILLRGVATLEEIPATRGSKRRTAIIITELPYQVNKAAWIEKVADLVNQGRLQGISDLRDESDREGMRVVIELKRDTNPQEVLQHLYHQTALQMTFGAILLAIVDGQPRQLSLRQLLQEFLSFREQTLNRRYNYELGKAQSRVQLVEGLLKALSNLDQVIGILRQAPDGSTAKINLCSQLDLSEVQGDAILAMPLRRLTSLEQQNLQQEFEQLSEQIRLLEQLLNDRRELLKALKKDLRSLKRKYSDPRRTKLAPTSNQTRIQEDKGIKGQGVEDGEENPKSKIQNPKLEQPAEEAVLEFTQRGYVRRTQPSGRKSKAENGLHDNDFIIQTVLTDTEKDLLILTAGGKVYPINVGEIPPTTGRSPRGKPLITMLSSTAQGAQEAVVSRFLLPENLETSQMILLTKQGRIKRLSLGEFTNLTRRGITILKLKDDDELSFTQFTTPGEHLILASSGGRLLRFAVNDEQLPIMGRTAMGLQAFRLLKNQQMVGCVTVAKDDHLLLVTQEGYAKRMAASQLRGANRGDLGTQALRFASKTDNLAGMVIAIASGEVALVTNKERVVRIPVETVPILGRDVKGESILQLNRDEKIITVAEVRT, encoded by the coding sequence ATGGCAAAACAGTTAAACCTTCTCTCAACGGGACAGGTCATTACAACAGCCCTGCACACCGAGATGCAACGGTCTTATCTAGAATATGCCATGAGCGTGATTGTCGGGCGAGCGCTACCAGACGTGCGTGATGGCTTAAAACCAGTGCATCGTCGCATTCTGTATGCAATGCACGAACTCGGTTTGATACCAGATAGACCTTATCGAAAATGTGCCCGTGTAGTGGGTGATGTGTTGGGTAAATACCATCCTCACGGCGACCAATCAGTTTACGATGCTTTAGTGAGGCTGGTGCAGGACTTTTCTAGCCGCTATCCTTTACTAGCAGGACACGGTAACTTTGGCAGCGTCGATAATGACCCGCCAGCGGCGATGCGCTACACAGAAACGCGCCTCGCACCGATCAGTCATGAGGGAATGCTGACAGAAATTGGCGAAGAAACTGTGGAATTTGTCGGGAACTTCGATAATTCCCAGCAAGAACCAACGGTGCTACCTGCTCAGTTGCCGTTTCTGTTGCTCAATGGCTGTTCTGGTATTGCCGTGGGCATGGCGACAAATGTACCACCGCACAACTTGGGGGAAATTGTCGATGGGTTAATTGCCTTTATCGACAACCCAGATTTGTCAGATGAAAAGTTATTCGAGTTAATTCCAGGGCCAGACTTTCCCACTGGTGGAGAAATAATTGGTGAGACTGGAATTCGGGAAGCATATACCACAGGTAAGGGTGGGATTTTGCTGCGGGGAGTTGCGACTCTAGAGGAAATTCCAGCCACTAGGGGAAGCAAGCGACGGACGGCAATTATCATTACAGAATTGCCATATCAAGTGAATAAGGCTGCCTGGATTGAGAAGGTAGCGGACTTAGTAAATCAAGGTCGCCTGCAAGGAATTTCTGATCTTCGGGATGAGAGCGATCGCGAAGGGATGCGGGTAGTAATTGAACTCAAACGCGATACCAATCCCCAAGAAGTTCTCCAGCATTTATATCACCAAACTGCTTTGCAAATGACTTTTGGGGCAATTCTCTTAGCAATAGTAGATGGACAACCCCGCCAGTTAAGTTTGCGTCAACTGTTGCAGGAGTTTTTGAGTTTCCGAGAACAGACGCTGAACCGTCGCTACAATTACGAGTTGGGGAAGGCCCAAAGTCGTGTGCAGTTGGTAGAAGGTTTACTCAAAGCACTGTCTAATTTGGATCAGGTAATTGGAATTTTACGGCAAGCTCCCGATGGTAGTACGGCAAAAATTAATCTTTGTAGCCAACTGGATTTGAGTGAGGTACAAGGAGATGCAATTTTGGCTATGCCATTGCGCCGCCTCACCAGTTTAGAACAGCAAAATTTGCAGCAGGAATTTGAGCAGCTAAGTGAACAAATTAGATTGTTAGAGCAATTGCTGAACGATCGCCGAGAATTACTCAAGGCGCTGAAAAAAGATTTGCGATCGCTCAAGCGCAAGTACAGCGATCCCCGGCGGACAAAACTAGCGCCTACCAGCAACCAGACAAGGATACAAGAGGACAAAGGGATAAAGGGACAAGGAGTAGAGGATGGTGAGGAAAATCCAAAATCCAAAATCCAAAATCCAAAATTAGAACAGCCGGCAGAGGAAGCGGTTTTAGAATTTACCCAACGCGGTTATGTGCGCCGCACCCAGCCATCTGGAAGAAAGTCAAAAGCTGAAAATGGTCTGCATGATAATGACTTCATTATCCAAACTGTGTTAACTGATACAGAAAAAGACTTGCTAATACTAACTGCTGGCGGCAAAGTCTATCCTATAAACGTAGGAGAAATTCCCCCAACCACTGGACGTTCTCCACGGGGAAAACCTTTGATTACTATGCTCAGTAGTACTGCTCAAGGTGCCCAAGAAGCTGTGGTCAGCCGCTTTTTGCTGCCGGAAAATCTCGAAACGAGCCAGATGATTCTTTTAACAAAACAGGGACGAATTAAGCGTCTGTCTCTGGGAGAATTTACTAACCTGACTCGGCGCGGAATCACGATTTTGAAGCTCAAAGACGATGATGAATTGTCATTTACCCAGTTCACCACTCCAGGGGAGCATCTGATTTTAGCTAGTTCAGGTGGGCGACTGTTGCGCTTTGCAGTCAATGATGAACAATTACCGATTATGGGTCGCACAGCGATGGGTTTACAAGCATTTCGGCTATTGAAAAATCAGCAGATGGTTGGCTGTGTGACTGTCGCCAAAGATGACCACCTGCTGCTAGTTACTCAAGAAGGATATGCCAAGCGGATGGCTGCGAGTCAGTTAAGAGGGGCTAATCGCGGTGATTTAGGCACGCAAGCGCTGAGATTTGCCAGCAAAACTGACAACTTAGCTGGTATGGTTATAGCGATCGCCTCTGGTGAGGTAGCTTTAGTGACGAATAAGGAGCGGGTGGTGCGGATACCTGTGGAAACAGTGCCGATCTTAGGTAGAGATGTCAAAGGTGAAAGCATCCTCCAACTCAACCGCGATGAAAAAATCATCACTGTCGCCGAAGTGCGAACTTAA
- a CDS encoding chlorophyll a/b-binding protein, producing the protein MTNASTTKVITPVIEDRNAWRWGFTPQAEIWNGRLAMIGFLAAVLVELFSGQGFLHFWGIL; encoded by the coding sequence ATGACAAATGCAAGCACAACAAAAGTAATTACTCCAGTAATTGAAGATCGCAACGCTTGGCGTTGGGGCTTTACCCCACAAGCAGAAATTTGGAACGGTCGCTTGGCAATGATTGGCTTTTTAGCAGCCGTTTTGGTTGAGCTTTTTTCTGGTCAAGGCTTTCTACATTTTTGGGGCATCCTATAA